In the Paenibacillus sp. FSL R7-0337 genome, AAGAAGGATAGATCCGGCCTGCTTCTATCCTCCTGTCAGGAAATTGTATATTCTGTTTGTTTATTGCAGAGCTTTGAACCGCCCCGGCGTGATGCCTTCATACTTTTTGAATACCCGAATGAACGCACTGCTGCTGGAAAATCCTACACGGGAGGATATCTCCTCAATGGTGACGCCTTGCTGAAGCAGTTTCTTGGCTTCGGCTGTACGAACCTGACTGATGTAATCATGCAGTCCCTGCCCGCTCTGTTCTTTGAACAACCGTGATACATACTGCGGCGTGATCCCGAAATGGGCACCAATCATAGACACGCTAAGGTTGATATCCGCATAATGATCCTGCACATAGGCAGATACCTGGTCTCCGATTCCAGAATTTGAAGCAAGCTTTTCCGAGGCTTGGCTGCAGGCCAGCTGGATCAGCTCGGTCAGCTCGTTACGGAAATCTGCGCGCGTTGAGCAGGCCAGAAGCCTTTTCATCGGACGCCATTCTTCCCATAGCTTCGAGCGCTTCATCTCCTGGGGGACTGCCTTCATAATAGAGCTGCTTAAATCAATCATGGCATATCTCACAAGCTCAATAGACACCTGGGAGCCGAAGAAGCGGCCCAGAATCTCCTCCACCATCGCTGATGCCTTCCCGAAGTCACCGCTTTTGACCAGATTAATAAAAACAACCTCGTCATTGATCGTCAGGTAATAATCCGTCTGCTGCTGCTCAATATCCCCGTACCAGACCGTCGTATCCTCTTCCAGCACCAGCCGGTATTCCTGAGCCTCCAGCGCCTGCAGATACCCCTGATGCAAACTTCCCATGCCCGAGAGCTGCTCACTGCCGGCCATGGCGATCTGCAGGCCGTATTTCCGCTGAATGAACTCCAGGGTTTGGCTGAGCGCTTCTTCAATATCCTCTTTCCATCTGCCGGAACGCCCGGTGTTAATGTTCATCACTGCCGCCAGCATGCCATCCATCTCGGTGAAGCTCAAGCCGTGATTCGGTCCGGTGAAATCCATGATGATATTGGATACGATGAAATTGGACAGGCTTGGCGAAGGCCCCTCTTCCCCGCCGGACTGAATATAGAATAGAAGCACCGCAAAATACCCGGAATCCCACTGGAAATGATGCACTCTGGCCACTTCCTCCAGCGATAATCCGTTCTCCGCCTGCCCTCTGAGCAGCTGCGACAAGTAATAGGTCTGGAGCACACGGAGCTGCCTGAACTGTCGGCTGTTCACATCATCCCTCTCCCGGATGGTAGCCAGCGCACTCTCCCGAATGAAGGAGAATTCATCCAGCACCCGCTGCGTCTGTTCATCGGCGGAGGGCGAGAACATATGGACCAGCTCACGGACAGGATTATAGTTCTTGCGGGCAAAGTAAGAAATAACCACCGCCCCGATCAAAAAGCTGATGAACAGCCCAAGCAGGTTCAAATTGCGGATTTGCCGCGCTTTTTCCCAGAACACGCTTGAAGGAAATACGCTGATATACTTCCAGTTCGTGTTATCGGAATCAATGAAGGAGACCATATTCTCCGTGCCGGCAATATCCTGGAAAGAAGTACCCGCAGTCTCACCGCCAGCCTCAGCGTCAGGCATTGGCTGCTGCGGAGAAGCCTCATTATTACGAAATAACACCTGATTATGATCATCGGTAATGTACACATCACCGTTATTTACCCAGTCTACGTTCTTCAGCATGCTATGAATCTTACTGCCGTTCAGCGGAAGAACCAACATCCCCTTCTGTCCATTGCTTGCAGTGGCACTGGCGAAGGGCTTCATCATCACAACCTTCTGCTCCCAGCGCTTAAACTCAATAAACGGAAGAGAGGCTTCCCGCCCTGCAGTCTCACCGTTCAGCTGTGACAGCCACTCCTGATAAGACAATCCGATCATCTTATTGTTCATTGCATAAAAGGTTTCACTGTCCGTATACGTCTCATCCGTCAGCACACGGTCCAGATTGCTTGAATAGAGATAGATCCCATCGATGAAATCATTGGCGGATTTGTATTTGCTGAGCTCCTGCCGGATCTGATAGATCTGAAAGGAGCTGGCCCTCTCTGCGCCGGGTGTGAGGGATAAGTATTTGTTCACACCGCTATGAATCGATAACTGCATCGCCAATTTCTCAGCTTGATTAATCTCGCTGTCTACAGTATTCTGCATCTGCTTAAGTATGGCGTTGCCTGCACGCTCAATCTCATATTCGACAATCTGTTTGGTCTGCAAGTAGATGATAGCGCTAACAATAAGCGGGATAATCATGATTACTGAATAGGAGATGATCCATTTAAAGGCTACACTTCTGCTGAACCTCAGGTGCTTGTGCTTCATCTTCTACGCTCCTTACCTCATATAGAATTCCACTATATGATAGTTGTGCCCGAGGGGGCAATCCGCAATATGAACCAGATCGTCAATTTGTAAACAAGTCCGCTATACTATGCCATCCGGCTGGACAAACAAAACCTCTTTGCCGGCAGAAGACCTTAGGGGAAAGCCATTATCCCCGGGTCTTCAACCTTCAAAGAGGCTGCGCTATCTATACAATTTGAAACACTGGCTGCTCCGGAATAAAGCGCACCGGCACCTCGGGGAACTGCCGGCTCAGCCGCTCTGCCAGCAGCTTCATTCCCGGCGCTTCGCTCTCGGCATGGCCGAGCATGATGAGTGCCCTGTCCTTGCCCTGTCTGACCGCATCCCGGATATACTCAGGCACCTCCCATTCGAAGCCTTCACCGGCGATGACCAGATCAAGCGACTCCTGCTCATACATCGGGATGACCGTACTGCCGTTCCCCCGGAAACCCACCAGCACCCCCACCCTGGAGCATGTAGCAGAGAGGTTCCCGGCAGCACGGACATAAGGGATGTTCAGCTTCTGCTTCACATAGGCGGCCACTTCCGAAACGGTCATCTCAGGGATGGTGAGGATCGATACCTCAGGCAGATGCCGCTCCACATACGCTTCCCATTCCAGCTCATGCAGCAGCCCTTCGACGATTCCGTCCAGCGTATAACGGTGTATCGTGTCATGGAAGCGGTAGATACCTACCCCGCTGCTTGTAATCAATGCAGACTTCTCCTTGTAGACGGAATCCTGCTCCCACTCGCTCCCGTGACCTTGGTGGCTATAAAAGACACCTTCATGCGTGATCACCAGGTTGGCGCCAAGCCGGACAGCCTGCTCCACTACATATTGCGAAGCGGCGAAGGCAGTCACGATTCCCTGCACTTCTGTTGCCGCAGCGTCCGGCGCAAGCTTATCCACCGTATTCACGGGCAGCTGTACCCCTGCATTCAAGTGCTCCATCAAATCACTGAAAGTCAGTGCCATGAGATCTTATCCTCCTCGGTGTTACTCAAATGAGTTCCCGGCACAGCCTGTCAAAAGACAGGGCCGTCCGGTACGCAGATGCTCCCTTAGTAGATGGTCCGGCCTAATGCATCTGCAATTCCGCTCTTGCGGTAGAAATACGTATTAATCTGGTCACGCCATTCCTTGGCATGAGCCGCCTGCCCCTTAAGGCGTTCCTCCACCTGAGTGTACAGGCCGTCTGCGATGCTCCCCTTCAGTCCGCCCCAGGCGTCCAGCAGCCCTTCGGCACGCTCTGCACCTTCGAAATGCGTATCGTAGATATGCTGGATCACGGTTTTGCCGGAATGCAGCACATGAGTGTACGGTACATGATGGAAGAACAGCAGTAGCTCATCCGGGCATTCCTCCAGTGAATCATAACGCACGGCGTTGCTGCCCATGTACTGCGCGCTGTAGCCGGTACCGGTATTCACGGTACGGTCTACCCCGATGCCCTGATGATCGGCATAGTGGTAGGTACCCCACATCGAATATTCATAGCCGTCCACATTCGGGCCGTAGTGATGCTCGGGATTGATCATCCAGCCTACGCCAAGCGGCGATGTATAAGACTCATAGATCTCCCATGAATCCAGCAGGATCCGGCTGATTACCCCGGCCACCGCTGTGTCTGTGCCGAACGTCAAAGCGATCCACTCGGCCGCAATCTCCTCCGCGCTCAGCTCAGGATTCCAGGCCAGCCGGCCGAAGCCGTAAAGATTCGCCTGGGATAGCAGATGGCCCGTCCAGTTCCGGTCATTACCCACATTGGATACCGCCGCAATGCCGCTAAGGCGGTTGCCCCACAGCGATCCGTCAACGATCCGCTTCACCGGCGCTGTTCCGCCCTTAGCCTGTGTGTCGAACTCCATAATCTCTTTCCACTGCGGAACGAGATAGCAGACATGGCGCTGCTGTCCGGTATATTCCTGGGCGATCTGGAATTCGATCACATGGTTAGTCCGTTCCAGTGCGCCGAAGAGCGGAGATACCGGCTCTCTGACCTGGAAATCCATCGGGCCGTTCTTGATCTGCAGAATGACGTTATCATGGAACTGGCCGTCCAGCGGCTTGAAATGGTCATAAGCCGCTCTGGCCCGGTCCGTCTTGCGGTCACGCCAGTCCTGCTTGCAGTTGTATACAAAGCAGCGCCAGATCACGATGCCGCCATAAGGCTCCAGGGCTTCCGCCAGCATGTTGGCCCCGTCTGCATGGTTCCGCCCGTAAGTGAACGGGCCGGGACGATTCTCCGAATCAGCCTTGACCACGAAGCCGCCGAAATCAGGGATAGCTGCATAGATGTCGGCCGCTCTCGACTTCCACCATTCCCGTACACCTTCATCCAGCGGGTCTGCACTGCCGACTTCCCCTTCATGCATAGGTCCGGCGAAGTTCACGCACAGGTACAGGCGGATGCCATAGATACGGAAGATATCGGCGATTCCCGCCACATCCGGCAGATAGGTAGAGATAAACAGCGTCTCAAGTGCATGAACGTTAACATTGTTGATCGCTATTGCGTTAATGCCGGCGGTAGACATCAGCCGCGCATAGTCTGTAATCCGGTCCATATCCTTCGTGAACTGGTTATTCTCATACAGGAAGGATCTGCCGGAATAGCCGCGCTCCACACTTCCGTCGAAATTATCCCAGTGATTAATCATCCGCAGCGAATTCACAGGATTCACTACTTCATCCAGATTCTCAATGTCCTTGCCGCTGGCAATCAGGCGTAGAAGATGGAAGACGCCGTATAACACACCTGCCTGGGTGGAAGCCCCTACAGCAATGCATTTACGGGACTGGCTGGTACGAATGGCGAATCCTTCTGCTCCCACAGCTTGGACCGTCTTGTCCTCGAACAAGCCCTGGATCAGCGGATGATCACCCGCGAAGGTGCCGAAGGCCACACCGAATTCTTCCGGCTGCGGCTTGGAGACAGCCTCAAGCTCCAATAGCGAGGCAATGCCTCTTGTCCATTCCTGAAGTGCAGCCTGGATGGTCTCCCCGCCTTCCGTAACGGATACTGCTCCGCACCATTTCGCATATTGCTTATATAGGGAGCCTTGTTGAAGCTTAGGATAGCTTAACCACGCATTGTATCCGCTGTCATATTGTGCAGCATACTCATTCCCGGATTGTTGTCTCATGTCCATATCTCCTCTGCATACATCTTGT is a window encoding:
- a CDS encoding AraC family transcriptional regulator yields the protein MKHKHLRFSRSVAFKWIISYSVIMIIPLIVSAIIYLQTKQIVEYEIERAGNAILKQMQNTVDSEINQAEKLAMQLSIHSGVNKYLSLTPGAERASSFQIYQIRQELSKYKSANDFIDGIYLYSSNLDRVLTDETYTDSETFYAMNNKMIGLSYQEWLSQLNGETAGREASLPFIEFKRWEQKVVMMKPFASATASNGQKGMLVLPLNGSKIHSMLKNVDWVNNGDVYITDDHNQVLFRNNEASPQQPMPDAEAGGETAGTSFQDIAGTENMVSFIDSDNTNWKYISVFPSSVFWEKARQIRNLNLLGLFISFLIGAVVISYFARKNYNPVRELVHMFSPSADEQTQRVLDEFSFIRESALATIRERDDVNSRQFRQLRVLQTYYLSQLLRGQAENGLSLEEVARVHHFQWDSGYFAVLLFYIQSGGEEGPSPSLSNFIVSNIIMDFTGPNHGLSFTEMDGMLAAVMNINTGRSGRWKEDIEEALSQTLEFIQRKYGLQIAMAGSEQLSGMGSLHQGYLQALEAQEYRLVLEEDTTVWYGDIEQQQTDYYLTINDEVVFINLVKSGDFGKASAMVEEILGRFFGSQVSIELVRYAMIDLSSSIMKAVPQEMKRSKLWEEWRPMKRLLACSTRADFRNELTELIQLACSQASEKLASNSGIGDQVSAYVQDHYADINLSVSMIGAHFGITPQYVSRLFKEQSGQGLHDYISQVRTAEAKKLLQQGVTIEEISSRVGFSSSSAFIRVFKKYEGITPGRFKALQ
- a CDS encoding Nif3-like dinuclear metal center hexameric protein, yielding MALTFSDLMEHLNAGVQLPVNTVDKLAPDAAATEVQGIVTAFAASQYVVEQAVRLGANLVITHEGVFYSHQGHGSEWEQDSVYKEKSALITSSGVGIYRFHDTIHRYTLDGIVEGLLHELEWEAYVERHLPEVSILTIPEMTVSEVAAYVKQKLNIPYVRAAGNLSATCSRVGVLVGFRGNGSTVIPMYEQESLDLVIAGEGFEWEVPEYIRDAVRQGKDRALIMLGHAESEAPGMKLLAERLSRQFPEVPVRFIPEQPVFQIV
- a CDS encoding alpha-glucuronidase family glycosyl hydrolase, with amino-acid sequence MRQQSGNEYAAQYDSGYNAWLSYPKLQQGSLYKQYAKWCGAVSVTEGGETIQAALQEWTRGIASLLELEAVSKPQPEEFGVAFGTFAGDHPLIQGLFEDKTVQAVGAEGFAIRTSQSRKCIAVGASTQAGVLYGVFHLLRLIASGKDIENLDEVVNPVNSLRMINHWDNFDGSVERGYSGRSFLYENNQFTKDMDRITDYARLMSTAGINAIAINNVNVHALETLFISTYLPDVAGIADIFRIYGIRLYLCVNFAGPMHEGEVGSADPLDEGVREWWKSRAADIYAAIPDFGGFVVKADSENRPGPFTYGRNHADGANMLAEALEPYGGIVIWRCFVYNCKQDWRDRKTDRARAAYDHFKPLDGQFHDNVILQIKNGPMDFQVREPVSPLFGALERTNHVIEFQIAQEYTGQQRHVCYLVPQWKEIMEFDTQAKGGTAPVKRIVDGSLWGNRLSGIAAVSNVGNDRNWTGHLLSQANLYGFGRLAWNPELSAEEIAAEWIALTFGTDTAVAGVISRILLDSWEIYESYTSPLGVGWMINPEHHYGPNVDGYEYSMWGTYHYADHQGIGVDRTVNTGTGYSAQYMGSNAVRYDSLEECPDELLLFFHHVPYTHVLHSGKTVIQHIYDTHFEGAERAEGLLDAWGGLKGSIADGLYTQVEERLKGQAAHAKEWRDQINTYFYRKSGIADALGRTIY